The sequence TGAGCACGGGTGTCTCGCCGGTCTCGATGTTGTATTTGCCCAGGCCGTGGAATTTACCCGGATCTTCGAGGGCGGGTTTGTAGCCTTTGCCTTTTTCCGTGATGATGTGGAGGATGACGGGCTCGTCCTGGGTTTTGAGGAATTCAAAGGTCTGGATGAGCAGCGGGATGTTGTGCCCGTCGATGGGGCCGTAGTAGCGGATGCCGAATTCGTCAAAAAGCAGGCTGCGATTCGCCGGAGTGGAGCTCTGAGGCAGGATCATGCCTTTGGCGTGGTCCTCAGCCTTTTTGGCGAGTTTGAGGGCATCTTGGCCGAGGATGAATTCGACGAACTTGGCGGCCTTTTGGTGCAAATTGGCGAATCCAGGGTGTGTGGCGATGCTGGTGAAGTATTTCGCGATGGCTCCGACATTGCGATCAATGGACCACTCGTTGTCATTGAGCACGATGATGAGCTTTTTGGTGTGCGCGGCGACGTTGTTCATCGCCTCAAACACGGGGCCGCAGGTGAAGGCTGCATCACCCGCGACGCAGACGACGTGCTCATCGGTGCCATTGAGATCGCGTGCTGTGGCCATGCCGAGCGCGGCACCCAGGGCGGTGCCGGCGTGGCCTGCGCCATAGCAGTCGTGCTCGCTCTCAGTGCGGAGGCAGAAGCCATTGAGGCCTTCGTATTGGCGGATGGTGCCGATCTTGTCCCAGCGGCCTGTGAGCATCTTATGGACGTAGGCCTGGTGAGCGACGTCGAAGACGAAGCGGTCCTTAGGCGTGTTAAACACCCGGTGCATGGCGATGGAGAGCTCCACCACGCCCAGATTCGGTCCGAGATGGCCGCCCGTTTCGCTGAGGGTCGCGATGAGCGTGCGGCGGATTTTTTCAGCGAGGGTAGGCAGGAGCTCTACTGGCAGCGCTTTGAGATCGGCAGGAGAGTGAATGGCGGGGATGTCGGTTTCCACAGGATGAGTAGCAGGGAGCAGAGGGCTAAGGGCGGCGTGTCAGATAAATAGGAGCGATAGGTCAAAAAAGGCGGATTTCCTCGTCTGTCGCCGTTTTGCGGCGCTTCGGTGGAGATTGGCGGGGGCTGGCTTCATCCGCGTCGGGTGTTTCGTCGGCGGAATCTCCTCCAAAGGGCCGTGTCGTGGCCTTTCCGGCATCTAAATCCGCAGAGATCAGCTCCACGCGGTGGCGTGCCACCTCGATATGCTGGCGGCAGACTTTCAGTAGCTGCATGCCCTCGGAGTAGCTCTGGATCATCTCTGCCAGCGGCATGCGGTCATCCTCCATCGCTGAGATGATTTCATTCAGGCGCTGCATCGCATCCTCGAAGGAGGATTCTTCATCGGGCTGGCGCACGGGTTTGCTCATAGGGGCGGTTTGGGGGCGGGGGAGATGTCCGCCGGGGCGGAAGGGCGGCCAGTATCAAAACATCGCATCCTGCCGCAAGCACGAAAACCACTCTGGTGACAGGTTTTGCACCTCCATGCCCCCGATAGTCTCCTTACTCTTTGCTTCTTGAACTCTTTGCTCTCTACCGCTAGAAGCTCGCCGCCATGAAATTGCATCCTTCCATCATCCTCCGCTCCCTCACTCTCGCCGCCGCCGCTTTGGCGCTCAGTAGCTGTGCTGCCGTCAAAAAAGGTGGCACCATGTACGGACATGACTTCGATCCGCCCATGACAAAGCCTTCCAGCATCAGCAATGTGAAGGTGAAGGTCAGCACCGGCGCGGGCCGCATCTATGTCACCGAAGGGAATAAAGTCCTCCTCGCCTCTCCGTGCTCTGTCGGCACTGGCGGCAGCACTGGCCAGGGTAGCTACCGCATCCAGTTCAAGCAGGCGCAGAAGCGCCGCGTCAGCAATCCCGACGCTGGCTATCCTATGGCCTACTGGCAGGAGTGGAAGTCCGCCTACGGCCTCCACTGGGGTTTTGTGAAGCCTTATCCTTGCACCCACGGCTGCATCCGCCTGCCGATGAATACCGCCCGCAAGATCTTCTCCATGACCCAGGTCGGCACCCCGCTCATCATCAGCCCTTCGCACCCAGAGGATGCCACCATCGGCAAGACTCTGCCTACCATCGACGACGGCCCATTGCCTAATCCAGATCGCGGCTACCTCATGAGCAACTCCTTCTTTGAAGACGCTGCTGCAGGTCGCAAACTGCGCCTCTGATCGTCCCGCCGCCCCGCTACGCTCCTAATTTCCGGTTATCTAGCTTTCGCCCATGCCTCCACCTGCCCAACGCGTCAATGTCCGCACCCCCGAGGTCATGGAACGCGTGCAGGCGGAGGTCGAGACGCACTACCGCAGCACCATCGTCGAGCAAATCCGTGCCCGTGGCAGCATGCTGCGCATCGGCAGCACCACGGTGCGACTGGCGCGGGATTTCGGCTTCTGCTACGGCGTGGAGCGGGCCATCGACCTGGCTTACGCTGCGCGGAAGGTGTTTGCTGACCGCAAGGTCTATCTCCTCGGTGAAATCATCCACAACCAGGAGGTCAACCGCCAGCTCACCGAGATGGGCATCATCAGCATCCCCATCTCTGAGCATGAGAGCACCCTCGCCACTCTCACAGCCGAAGACGTCGTCATCGTCCCTGCCTTTGGGGCAGAGACACGGCTCATGAAGCTCATCGCCGAGCGCGGCTGCCTCACGGTGGATACCACCTGCGGCGATGTCATGAGTGTCTGGAAGCGTGTCCGCCAGTACTCCAAGACCGGCTTCACCTCCATCATCCACGGCAAAGCCACGCATGAGGAGACCCGCGCCACCTCCTCCCGCGCCATGGGGGACGATGGGATGGGAAACTACCTCGTCATCCTCACCCTCGCAGATGTGGACTACGTCTGTGACTACATCCGCCACGGCGGCGACCGCGCTGCCTTCCTCAGCCGCTTTCCTCAGTCCGCACGCTCCGTCGGCTTCGATCCAGACCTACACCTCACCCGCATCGGTGTCGCCAATCAGACGACCATGCTCAAGTCCGAGACAGAAGAAGTGCAGCGCCGCCTCCGCCAAGCCGTCATCGACCGGAATGCCGGCGACTCTGTCCCTGACGCCAATTTCCAGGTATTCGACACCATCTGCGGAGCCACCCAAGAGCGCCAAGACAGCCTCTTCGGCCTGCTCCAATTCCCGCTCGATGTGCTGCTCGTCGTCGGCGGCTACAACAGCTCCAATACCACCCACCTGGTGGAAATCGGTGAGCAGCAGCTCCCCACCTTCTTCATCCGCACGGCGGACTGTCTCACCTCCCTGGAGCAGATCGTCCATTTTGACATTCATCAAAAGACAGAGACCCAGAGCTACTCCACCAAGCTGGCCAGCAGTGAGCCCGTCACCGTCGGCATCACCGCTGGGGCCTCCTGTCCGAACAATCTCATCGAAGACACAGTGCTGCGCATCTTTTCCCTACGCGGCATCGACCCCGCGAGCGTCCGCGCCGCACTAGCCTAGCGGAAGTGGCGATCCCAGACTCGCAGGCAGGCCATGAAGCACTGCCACACACTAGATCTCGCAAAGAAGAGTGCAGCACTCACTCGCCGAGGAGCTTTTTCACGGTCGGCTCGATGGCCTCTGCCCAGATGCGGTAGCCTTTTTCGTTCGGGTGCAGGTAATCGGGCATGATGTCCTTGGTGATCAGGCCTTCTGCCGTGAGGAATTTTGACCCGATGTCGAGAAAGGTCGCGTTTTGCTGCCCGTCGAGCTTGGCGATGAGTTGATTGACGGCGGAGAGCTTTTCCCGCTGCGGGCCGGGCTTCTCACCACGGGGGAAGATGCCCAGTAGCAAGGTTTTCGACTGCGGGAGACGCTGATGCAGCTCCTGGACGATAGCGGTGATGCCCGCAGCGATTTCAGGGGCAGAGCAGTTGGCGCTATTGTTCGTGCCGATCATGAGGACGACGAGTTTCGGCGAAATACCGTCCAATGCGCCGTGCTGGAGCCGCCAGAGCACATTCTCCGTCTTGTCCCAGCCGAAGCCCAGATTCCCGGCCTTCCGCGGCGCATAAAATTCGCCCCAGGTCTGCTGTCCGCGCAGGGCATAGCTGTCGAACTGCTCGCCACCGAAAAAGTGCGTGATGGAGTCGCCGATGAAGAGGATCTGCGGCTGGATTTTTTTCACAGCGGCGCTGGTCAGTGCGTGGCGCTTTGCCCAGTCATACTGTGGCCAGCTCCGGTCCTGTGGGATGGGTACGACGGTGCTGGGTTGCGCTTTTTGACCCGACAGCGGCTCGAAGACACTCTGCACGACTTTGGCATGGGCAGTGCGGTCCTTGGTGAAGAGTGTGGCCTTCACGGTGCCGCCTCCAGGCAGGGCAAACGGTGCCAAGTAGGGGGCCGACTTCGCGGTGGGCTCCGTACCATCGAGCGTGTAAAGAATGGTGCTCTCTTTGGAAGGCAGCTTGAAGGTGATGAGGCCGCTCTGATCCCGCTCCATCGACAGTGGCGCTGGCGGTGCCTTGGTGGTCGTCTGGGCGAGGAGCGAGGAAGCTGTCAGCAGGGTGAGGAGGAGCGGGCGCATGGTGGAAAAAAGGGTCAGAGCATACCGATGGTGGAGAGGATGTCTTGCGGCGAGTAGCCAGCGAGGTGCATGCTTTCTACCGAGCGGTCATTGTCACGCTTGGCGAGCCGGCGGCCCGTTTCGTCCGTGATCAGGCGGTGATGCTGCCACAGCGGCACGGGCAGGCCCAGGAGATGCTGCAGCAGCCGGTGCAAATGCGTGGCTGGCAGCAAGTCCTCCCCGCGTGTGACCAGGGTGATGCCCTGCCGTGCATCATCGACGACGACCGCGAGATGGTAGCTGCCTGGGGTGTCCTTCCGTGCCAGCACCACATCACCAAAGACGTCTGGTTTTGCCTCCTGCGTGCCATGCGTGAGATCGGTGAAAAAAAGGGGCGCAGCGAGCTGCCGACATGCTTTTCCTACATCCAGCCGCAGGGCATAGGCCGCGCCGCTGTCCATCCGCTGGCGGCGCTGGTCGGCACTGAGACTGCGGCAGGTGCCAGGATAAAGCGGCCCATCTGGCCCCTGCGGCGCATCTCCTGCACGAGCGATCTCATCCTGTATCTCACGCCGCGTGCAAAAGCAGGGATAGAGCAAGCCGCGTGCCTCCAGCGTATCCAGAGCAGCGCGATAGTCGTGTAGGTGATCACTCTGCCGCAGCACCGGCTGCTCCCAGGTGAGCCCCAGCCATGCCAAGTCATCAAAAATGGCCGCCTCAAAATCTGGGCGTGCCCGCGTGGCATCAATATCCTCGATGCGAATGAGAAAGCGTCCTCCCAGAGCAATATGTGCTGCCCGGTGAGCGAACAGCGCCGCAAAGACATGCCCCAGATGCAGCCGCCCGGTAGGACTGGGTGCAAAGCGTGTCGTATGCGCGGTGGGCGGTGTGGACATCATTTCCATTCTTTCAGCCGCAGGGGGAAGGGGCAGTCTGCGCAGGCACTATCGTCCTCGAGGCAGAAATCCTCATAAATCTGCAACAGCCCCTGGTGATGGTGCAGCATGGTCTGGAAGTCAGCGGCGCGTGGACTCCCATCCCCAAAGAGGCGCTGTGTGGCACGGCGGACTTTTTGATTATCCAGCAGGGCAGGTAACTCCAGATACTCAGCCCATAGGCGTGTGCGTTCTGGGACGAGGAGAGGGTAGGCCACATTCGCCAGCATCTCCTGCACACGGCTCTCGCCGATCATCGCGATGGGCCGTGCAGCAGGCTCCGCCATGAGTGTGTAGTGCGTGGACCAGAAATCATGCCGCAGGGAGGTCAGTGCCGCTCGCCACGCGGGCTGTGTCCAACGTGTGGCATCTGCCAGTGGCTCGCAGATACGCTCCCAGTGCGAGAGCATCGCCGCGAGGGCTCCGAGACGCCGCTGTGGGTGATTCCCCGGTCGTGTCGCAGCCAGATTCCAGCGCGGGAGCTGTGGCGGCTCCATCCAGCGTGCGCAGGCATCACGCTGCTTCCACCATTCGGACCAGAGCTGGCGCAAATAGCCCCTGGTAGCCCCCTCGGTGTCTTCGAGCCGGATTTTTGCCAAGAAGCCACTCACACCAAAAAGCAGCGCCTCGCGCTCCGCAGCGTTTTGCTTCAAAAGCCGCTTCAAAGGCAATCGCTGGCTCAAAATGACGAATGGCACCTGATTGTTTCGGTATCCGAGTGTCTGCGCTAGAGCCTGAAAAATGGCCTGTTCGCGTCCCTGGGCCGCGACGATGCGGTGGAGCCGTGCAGACTTCTTTTCTAGGCGGAATTGAGCCGCCGCCTCGATCATCGACTGCACTCGCTGCGTCTCCATTTCCGCCAGGGGCGTGGCGCAGCGGCCCAGGCGAGCCGCAGCTAGCCCACGTTGCGGCTTGGCATCGCTAGCGAGCATCTGCGGCTGGAGCAGGATCTGTGGCACCGCTCGGTGCTGGCTCGTGCGGGTGAAAAAACGCTGCTCCGGCATGCGCAGCACCAGATGGAGCACCACACGGTCATAATCGGCATTCGCTCCGTGGTGGTGGTGCTCCCAGTCGCGTGCATCTGTATCCAGCTCGATGTCTCCACGCAGCGAAGCGCCATTCAGCGTGACCGCGCAACCCGTGAAATCAGGCCCAGGGCCAGAGTTCCAAGTGCCGAAGTCGCTGATCGTCACCTTTTCTCCATCCACTGTCACAAATTCACTGCCAAAAGCCCCCGCAAACCAAAGGCTCTGCCAGTCCAGCTCCGAAAACGCCGCATCAAAGCCCTGCAACGCCGTTTCCCCCACATGGTCGCCAAACACCTCCTCACGAAAACGTGAGTACCGATGCGCAAGCGGGAGAGGGGACGGGGCGGACATGCATCAATAGGATCAAATGACTTCCAGTGGCTTCATGGATGGTTGCCAGAGCATCAAGGGGACATCAATGGCGACAAATGCACCATCCTCAGTCGCTAACACATTTCCACCATGGGTGTCAGAGGCGATAATGCGGTCTTCCGGGCGATACCATACGACGCTATGACCCAAACGCCGCCGCTCAAACCCGGAGCTTTTAAAGAAGTAAGCAATCTCGTCCGGTTCAGCTGGCTTACCGTCCACGGCTGGCTGCTCTGTAACGACGCGAATGACCCCAGGTCGAATTTCTTCGACGCCCAAGAAAAGGATATGATCACCAAACACTTCGTTACAGAGGATCAAGCGATGCAGATAGCCTGTAGGAGAGGCTTCGCTCCCATCTGGAAGGTGTCCAAAGCAGTTTCCATAAGTTGCCTTGATCACACATTGAGGTCTTGAGTCACCTGTCCCAAACCATACCTCATGCTCATAACCGAAAGCATCTGGCGATGTCGGTAATGAGGAGAAAGATTTTAACCAGCCTGATTGAGCGGCCCACTGGCGTAGGGCCTCGCTTTCGGCCGCAAGTTGTGTTGTGCTAAAAATGCCTCCACTTCGGCGAATTGTCTCAGCGCCCGTTCGCGTGTGCGTAAGGGCGAGTTCAAGCGTGCTTGGCGCATCCGGTCGGCGAAAGTCTTCGGGTCCATCTGGCATTCTAAGGCTGGTTCCGGCTCAGTTTACTGCGCTATCCAGTAATTTGCCAAGGTTTGTTTTCGTGTGATCACGCTTGCCGTATCTCGTGAGGCATTAACAAAGGCTTTGCTCGGCCGATTTGGTTGCCCAGAAAGCCCCTTGGTTCGGCTCTATCATTTCCGCTTTCACAGCATCTTTCCACTAGCCCAAGCAAAGAGCCTGCGTGAGTTTTTCACCGCATGACTCCTGAAGAATATAATCCCTACGCCCCTCCGCAGGCTGATCTCATCCAGCGCCCGCCTAGCACAGATAGGCTGGAGCCGATCCTGGGAAATGTGGCATGGCCGCTGACGTTTCATTTCAAGTTCCTGACTTTCGCACCGAAGGTCTATGTGCGTGATGCGAATGGCCAAGAGGTCATGTTTGTGCGCCAGCGGCTCTTTAAGTTCCGTGAGCATGTGGAGCTCTTCACCGATAGCTCCAGGCAGACCAAGCTGGGTGACATCCGTGCGGATCGCATCATCGACTGGTCAGCTCGTTACTCCTTCACCGACTCTGCGGGCGAGGCGATCGGTTCCGTGGGCCGCAAGGGCTGGCGCTCCATCTGGCGGGCGCATTACGAGGTCTTTAATCCCGGTGATCAGATCGCGGACTTTCAGGTGCGGGAGGAAAACCCCATGGCGAAGGTGCTCGATGCCATCTTTGGCCAGATCCCCTTCATCGGAATGGCCACACTATGGCTCTTTCATCCGCGCTACATCGCCAACGCAGCGGAGAATGCACCTGCGATGCGTCTAACCAAGCTGCCTGCCTTTCTAGAGGGCCGCTTCAGGCTGGATCTGCTCACGCCGCTGCCCGTGCGGCAGCAGATGAACCTCATCCTCTCCTATTTCATGCTCGCACTGCTGGAGCGGCGCAGAGGGTGATCATCACTCACTTCGCCGAGATGGTGAACGCGTGGTCATCCGCGCTGATCTTCAAATCCATGAGTCCCGCCGCGTAGCGAAGCATCTCAGAGGCGCGGATGTGCCGCACATCGAGACTGCATGCGGCCTGGAGGTCTGTTCCGGGGGCGATGATGATGTTGATGCCATTTTTCGCTGGGTCGGCCTCGGCAGACTTGATTCGCACAAAGGTGGCCACTTCCTCCAGCGTGGCGTTTTGAAATTGTGCGAGAGGGAGGATGATTTTGTCTGCGCGGAGCTTTTCCGTCGCTTTGCCGAGTAGCTCGATTTTGCCGAGATCATCCTCTCTCTGGCTCAGCAGCACAGCTTCCGCCTGATAACGCAAATGGAGACCTGATAGCTCGGCGATGTAGCGGAGTGCTTCTGATTGAGGAATGTTCTTCAAATCGAGCGATAACTGGCGCTTCGAGAAAGGATCTGGAGCTTTCAGGACGATGTTGGGCATGGGCCGAGGCGGATCGACATCGCTGCGTTTCAGGCGCATGTATTCGCAGGCCTCCTCTGGGCTGGCTTTTTGAAATTGGACACTTGGAAGCAAGATGTTTTGGGCTTGGGCCTCGATCCCATGTGTGGCGATCAGTCTCGGTGGTGGATTGGTACTCTTGAAGTTCTTTCCTCCGATGACGATGGCGTATGGCTCGACGATGTAGCCCCTTCCGGTCAGCTCGGTGATGTAGCGCAGGGCTTCGCTGACCGGCGTGTTTTTGAGCTGGAGGGAGAGTTTGGCTTTGCTGCGTCCGAGGAGGACGATGTTGATGCCGCGCTTGGAGGGATCTGCTGTCGAATCGATTTGGGCGCATTTGAGGCGGAGGAACTCGATCGCCTCTTCCAGGGTGGCGTCTTGGAATGTGAGCTCCGGCAGGATGAGGGTGCGGAGCTTTTGACTGAGTGCCGCAGCACGCTGGGCAGGCAGCGGAATCTGTGCGGAGGCGGTTAGGGAGCCTAGTAGTAGAAGAGGGAGACAACAAAAGCGGATGAAGGCCTTCATGGGCAGAGTTTACCAAATTCGGAGTTACGATGTGAAGTTTTTTTTGGGTATAGTTCGTGCTGGGAGAGTCCAGCTTCTCACTGGTGGGCTGGTGGCGAGCTTGTGGCGGCCTAGTTCCTGCTTGCCGTCCAGGGTTGAAAGGCCCCGCGGCTGCGGTAGGTCTGCAGCCCTCTAAAATCCTAACATCCAAAAAAAGCACACACTATGGTCAAAATCGGCATCAATGGTTTCTGGCGCATCGGCCGCCTGGTTT is a genomic window of Verrucomicrobiaceae bacterium containing:
- a CDS encoding 1-deoxy-D-xylulose-5-phosphate synthase, whose amino-acid sequence is METDIPAIHSPADLKALPVELLPTLAEKIRRTLIATLSETGGHLGPNLGVVELSIAMHRVFNTPKDRFVFDVAHQAYVHKMLTGRWDKIGTIRQYEGLNGFCLRTESEHDCYGAGHAGTALGAALGMATARDLNGTDEHVVCVAGDAAFTCGPVFEAMNNVAAHTKKLIIVLNDNEWSIDRNVGAIAKYFTSIATHPGFANLHQKAAKFVEFILGQDALKLAKKAEDHAKGMILPQSSTPANRSLLFDEFGIRYYGPIDGHNIPLLIQTFEFLKTQDEPVILHIITEKGKGYKPALEDPGKFHGLGKYNIETGETPVLNKPTYSQVYARTVTDFAKEDKKIVAITGAMPGGTGLSVFKKEIPERYFDVGIAEEHAALFACGMATSGLKPFLTIYSTFMQRAFDMIVHDMALQKLPVRLCMDRGGLSGDDGPTHHGLFDIAYLRGVPDLIHMQPRHEDEFVDMLWTMANYNKGPIAIRYPRGNGPGISPKEKPQLLEIGKAEVVADGSDVALIALGDMFPVAEAAKAVLEAKGLSVALINPRWIKPLDGACIESYAKKVKVVCTLEDHVLMNGFGCGVIEHLSSAGIRTPVVRIGWPDEFVEHGTIPILRKKHGLTAEDCVAKVLAVLG
- a CDS encoding chitobiase/beta-hexosaminidase C-terminal domain-containing protein: MRPLLLTLLTASSLLAQTTTKAPPAPLSMERDQSGLITFKLPSKESTILYTLDGTEPTAKSAPYLAPFALPGGGTVKATLFTKDRTAHAKVVQSVFEPLSGQKAQPSTVVPIPQDRSWPQYDWAKRHALTSAAVKKIQPQILFIGDSITHFFGGEQFDSYALRGQQTWGEFYAPRKAGNLGFGWDKTENVLWRLQHGALDGISPKLVVLMIGTNNSANCSAPEIAAGITAIVQELHQRLPQSKTLLLGIFPRGEKPGPQREKLSAVNQLIAKLDGQQNATFLDIGSKFLTAEGLITKDIMPDYLHPNEKGYRIWAEAIEPTVKKLLGE
- a CDS encoding L,D-transpeptidase family protein, which codes for MKLHPSIILRSLTLAAAALALSSCAAVKKGGTMYGHDFDPPMTKPSSISNVKVKVSTGAGRIYVTEGNKVLLASPCSVGTGGSTGQGSYRIQFKQAQKRRVSNPDAGYPMAYWQEWKSAYGLHWGFVKPYPCTHGCIRLPMNTARKIFSMTQVGTPLIISPSHPEDATIGKTLPTIDDGPLPNPDRGYLMSNSFFEDAAAGRKLRL
- the gluQRS gene encoding tRNA glutamyl-Q(34) synthetase GluQRS, producing MSTPPTAHTTRFAPSPTGRLHLGHVFAALFAHRAAHIALGGRFLIRIEDIDATRARPDFEAAIFDDLAWLGLTWEQPVLRQSDHLHDYRAALDTLEARGLLYPCFCTRREIQDEIARAGDAPQGPDGPLYPGTCRSLSADQRRQRMDSGAAYALRLDVGKACRQLAAPLFFTDLTHGTQEAKPDVFGDVVLARKDTPGSYHLAVVVDDARQGITLVTRGEDLLPATHLHRLLQHLLGLPVPLWQHHRLITDETGRRLAKRDNDRSVESMHLAGYSPQDILSTIGML
- a CDS encoding 4-hydroxy-3-methylbut-2-enyl diphosphate reductase — encoded protein: MPPPAQRVNVRTPEVMERVQAEVETHYRSTIVEQIRARGSMLRIGSTTVRLARDFGFCYGVERAIDLAYAARKVFADRKVYLLGEIIHNQEVNRQLTEMGIISIPISEHESTLATLTAEDVVIVPAFGAETRLMKLIAERGCLTVDTTCGDVMSVWKRVRQYSKTGFTSIIHGKATHEETRATSSRAMGDDGMGNYLVILTLADVDYVCDYIRHGGDRAAFLSRFPQSARSVGFDPDLHLTRIGVANQTTMLKSETEEVQRRLRQAVIDRNAGDSVPDANFQVFDTICGATQERQDSLFGLLQFPLDVLLVVGGYNSSNTTHLVEIGEQQLPTFFIRTADCLTSLEQIVHFDIHQKTETQSYSTKLASSEPVTVGITAGASCPNNLIEDTVLRIFSLRGIDPASVRAALA
- a CDS encoding DUF2851 family protein, whose amino-acid sequence is MSAPSPLPLAHRYSRFREEVFGDHVGETALQGFDAAFSELDWQSLWFAGAFGSEFVTVDGEKVTISDFGTWNSGPGPDFTGCAVTLNGASLRGDIELDTDARDWEHHHHGANADYDRVVLHLVLRMPEQRFFTRTSQHRAVPQILLQPQMLASDAKPQRGLAAARLGRCATPLAEMETQRVQSMIEAAAQFRLEKKSARLHRIVAAQGREQAIFQALAQTLGYRNNQVPFVILSQRLPLKRLLKQNAAEREALLFGVSGFLAKIRLEDTEGATRGYLRQLWSEWWKQRDACARWMEPPQLPRWNLAATRPGNHPQRRLGALAAMLSHWERICEPLADATRWTQPAWRAALTSLRHDFWSTHYTLMAEPAARPIAMIGESRVQEMLANVAYPLLVPERTRLWAEYLELPALLDNQKVRRATQRLFGDGSPRAADFQTMLHHHQGLLQIYEDFCLEDDSACADCPFPLRLKEWK
- the xseB gene encoding exodeoxyribonuclease VII small subunit, with the protein product MSKPVRQPDEESSFEDAMQRLNEIISAMEDDRMPLAEMIQSYSEGMQLLKVCRQHIEVARHRVELISADLDAGKATTRPFGGDSADETPDADEASPRQSPPKRRKTATDEEIRLF